Proteins from a single region of Nocardioides anomalus:
- a CDS encoding peroxidase family protein: MAELPRRRLLQAGLASGVGAAALARTTTSGTAHAAGGCPMGGGSAGGGDPTTFGRMFPRLPAFADNTASLRAALTAIGAPGGPLDAGDDLFGPDGGPVKLITDPALSLVNRNNPHDTAGMTFVGQFLDHDLTFDATSRLAVATEPGRTTNVRSPRLDLDSVYGLGPVAQSELYDPADPVKLRVESGGQFEDLPRRADGSAVVADPRNDSNLIVSGLHAAFLCFHNRAVDATRVAGEDPQDSFERARGLTVWHWQWLVVNRVLPNFVGDRLVGRVLRHGARAYAARQGGAVPVEFSGAAYRFGHSMVRPSYRANLAGDGGSPFFGLVFDSRVVVPDGQGPASDPGDLRGGFRAPRRFVGWQTFFDFGGTHAADVRPNKVIDTTLSTPLFALPTSAIAHVPGAPGPTALPQRTLLRHLTWSLPSGQAVARELGVEPLARADLADLAAYGHRLDRSTPLWLYVLREADLVNDGQFLGPVGGRIVAETVLGLLLADPTSYLNRQPSWTPTLGPGGSGYDLTGFLRFAGVDPDSRGQ; this comes from the coding sequence ATGGCCGAGCTCCCACGCCGCCGCCTGCTCCAGGCGGGCCTGGCCTCCGGGGTCGGGGCGGCCGCCCTGGCCCGCACCACGACGAGCGGGACGGCCCACGCCGCCGGCGGCTGCCCGATGGGGGGCGGGTCAGCCGGCGGCGGTGACCCGACGACGTTCGGCCGGATGTTCCCGCGGCTGCCGGCGTTCGCCGACAACACCGCGTCCCTGCGCGCAGCGCTGACGGCGATCGGCGCGCCCGGCGGACCGCTCGACGCGGGCGACGACCTGTTCGGCCCGGACGGCGGTCCGGTCAAGCTCATCACCGACCCGGCACTGAGCCTGGTCAACCGCAACAACCCGCACGACACGGCGGGGATGACCTTCGTCGGGCAGTTCCTCGACCACGACCTGACCTTCGACGCCACCTCCCGGCTCGCGGTGGCGACCGAGCCGGGTCGCACCACCAACGTGCGCTCGCCGCGGCTGGACCTGGACTCGGTCTACGGGCTGGGGCCGGTGGCCCAGAGCGAGCTCTACGACCCGGCCGACCCGGTCAAGCTGCGGGTGGAGAGCGGCGGGCAGTTCGAGGACCTGCCGCGCCGCGCGGACGGCTCGGCCGTGGTCGCCGACCCGCGCAACGACTCCAACCTCATCGTGAGCGGCCTGCACGCGGCGTTCCTGTGCTTCCACAACCGGGCCGTCGACGCCACCCGGGTGGCCGGCGAGGACCCGCAGGACAGCTTCGAGCGTGCCCGCGGGCTCACCGTGTGGCACTGGCAGTGGCTGGTGGTCAACCGGGTGCTGCCGAACTTCGTTGGCGACCGGCTCGTGGGGCGGGTGCTGCGCCACGGCGCCCGGGCGTACGCCGCGCGGCAGGGCGGTGCGGTGCCCGTCGAGTTCTCCGGCGCGGCGTACCGCTTCGGCCACAGCATGGTCCGCCCGTCCTACCGGGCCAACCTGGCCGGCGACGGCGGGAGCCCGTTCTTCGGCCTGGTCTTCGACTCCCGCGTCGTGGTGCCGGACGGGCAGGGCCCGGCGAGCGACCCGGGTGACCTGCGCGGCGGCTTTCGTGCGCCGCGGCGCTTCGTCGGGTGGCAGACGTTCTTCGACTTCGGCGGCACGCACGCGGCGGACGTGCGACCCAACAAGGTCATCGACACCACGCTGTCCACGCCGCTGTTCGCGCTGCCGACCTCGGCCATCGCCCACGTCCCCGGCGCGCCCGGCCCGACCGCCCTCCCCCAGCGCACCCTGCTGCGGCACCTCACCTGGTCGCTGCCCAGCGGGCAGGCGGTGGCGCGCGAGCTCGGCGTCGAGCCGCTCGCCCGGGCGGACCTGGCCGACCTCGCGGCGTACGGCCACCGGCTGGACCGCTCCACGCCGCTGTGGCTCTACGTCCTGCGTGAGGCCGACCTGGTGAACGACGGCCAGTTCCTCGGGCCGGTCGGCGGGCGGATCGTGGCCGAGACCGTGCTCGGGCTGCTGCTGGCCGACCCCACGTCGTACCTCAACCGGCAGCCGTCGTGGACGCCGACGCTCGGTCCGGGTGGGTCGGGCTACGACCTCACCGGCTTCCTGCGCTTCGCGGGTGTGGACCCGGACAGCCGGGGCCAGTAG
- a CDS encoding HAD family hydrolase → MQAVLWDMDGTLVDTEPYWIEVEHGMAAKYGGEWTDADAMQMVGNNLVDSGRYMQQRWGVDLTPEQIVEELLDGVVAMVQSDVPWRPGARELLDELVADGVRCALVTMSYERFVAPILRQLPPETFRVVVTGDQVEFGKPHPEPYLTAAAALGVEPGECVAIEDSNTGAKSAEAAGCTVLVVQHHVPVLEGPRRVFRDTLAGMGVADLRSLSV, encoded by the coding sequence GTGCAGGCGGTCCTCTGGGACATGGACGGGACGCTGGTCGACACCGAGCCGTACTGGATCGAGGTCGAGCACGGCATGGCCGCGAAGTACGGCGGCGAGTGGACCGACGCCGACGCCATGCAGATGGTCGGCAACAACCTGGTGGACTCCGGGCGCTACATGCAGCAGCGCTGGGGCGTCGACCTCACCCCCGAGCAGATCGTCGAGGAGCTCCTCGACGGGGTGGTGGCGATGGTGCAGTCCGACGTGCCCTGGCGTCCCGGCGCCCGGGAGCTGCTCGACGAGCTCGTGGCCGACGGCGTGAGGTGCGCGCTGGTCACCATGTCCTACGAGCGCTTCGTGGCCCCGATCCTGCGCCAGCTGCCGCCGGAGACCTTCCGGGTGGTGGTCACCGGCGACCAGGTCGAGTTCGGCAAGCCCCACCCGGAGCCCTACCTCACCGCCGCCGCCGCCCTCGGCGTCGAGCCCGGCGAGTGCGTGGCCATCGAGGACTCCAACACCGGCGCCAAGTCCGCGGAGGCCGCCGGCTGCACCGTGCTGGTGGTCCAGCACCACGTGCCGGTGCTCGAGGGCCCGCGCCGGGTCTTCCGCGACACGCTGGCCGGGATGGGCGTCGCCGACCTGCGCTCGCTGTCGGTCTAG
- a CDS encoding RecB family exonuclease, whose amino-acid sequence MVGAALSPSRAGDFLSCPLLFRYRTIDRLPSSSSPDAVRGTLVHQVLEDIFDLPAPERTPAAAHALVDPAWEALRARSAQVRDVAATLDEPTWLASAHEVIDRWFVLEDPTRLEPAEREAWVEATLPSGLTLRGVIDRLDQAPDGSLRIVDYKTASAVREGFEQKALFQLRLYALVLWRSRGVVPSMLQLVYLGETSEMVRYEPDEQDLLATERKVDAIWAAIEESRRTGVFEPSPGRQCDWCDYKAHCPAFGGQVLPMPAPPTRWTRLRRDVRRRWRRLRRRLRGS is encoded by the coding sequence ATGGTCGGTGCCGCGCTCTCCCCCAGCCGCGCGGGCGACTTCCTGTCCTGCCCGCTGCTGTTCCGCTACCGCACCATCGACCGGCTGCCCAGCTCCTCCTCGCCCGACGCGGTGCGCGGGACGCTGGTCCACCAGGTCCTCGAGGACATCTTCGACCTGCCCGCGCCGGAGCGGACCCCGGCCGCCGCCCACGCCCTGGTCGACCCGGCCTGGGAGGCGCTCCGCGCGCGTTCCGCGCAGGTGCGCGACGTGGCCGCGACCCTCGACGAGCCGACCTGGCTGGCCTCGGCCCACGAGGTCATCGACCGTTGGTTCGTCCTGGAGGACCCGACCCGCCTCGAGCCGGCCGAGCGCGAGGCGTGGGTCGAGGCCACCCTGCCCTCCGGGCTCACCCTGCGCGGCGTCATCGACCGGCTCGACCAGGCGCCCGACGGGTCGCTGCGCATCGTGGACTACAAGACCGCGTCGGCCGTCCGCGAGGGCTTCGAGCAGAAGGCGCTGTTCCAGCTGCGGCTCTACGCGCTCGTGCTGTGGCGCAGCCGCGGGGTCGTGCCGTCCATGCTCCAGCTGGTCTACCTCGGCGAGACCTCCGAGATGGTCCGCTACGAGCCCGACGAGCAGGACCTGCTGGCCACCGAGCGCAAGGTCGACGCGATCTGGGCCGCCATCGAGGAGTCGCGGCGCACCGGCGTCTTCGAGCCCAGCCCCGGCCGCCAGTGCGACTGGTGCGACTACAAGGCCCACTGCCCGGCCTTCGGCGGCCAGGTGCTGCCCATGCCCGCGCCGCCGACCCGCTGGACCCGGCTCCGTCGGGACGTGCGGCGGCGCTGGCGCCGGCTGCGGAGGCGACTGCGGGGCAGCTGA
- the metH gene encoding methionine synthase: protein MSEQHWRPDATDALTAALEQRILVIDGAMGTAIQRDRPSEAGYRGERFADWPSDLQGNNDLLTLTQPEIIAGIHREYLEAGADVLETNTFNANAISLSDYGMDELAYELNVAAARLARGVADEFATEERPRYVAGALGPTTRTASISPDVNDPAARNVTFDQLVAAYTTAAQALLDGGADLLLIETIFDTLNAKAAIFAVESVFEQAGRRWPVIVSGTITDASGRTLSGQVTEAFWDSVRHVKPLAVGLNCALGAKEMRPYIEEMARVADSFVSCYPNAGLPNAFGEYDEAPEETAAIIEEFAQAGFVNLVGGCCGTTPAHIRAIAEAVADKQRRATHDLEPAMRLSGLEPFTISEDSLFVNVGERTNITGSAKFRNLIKAGDYDAALTVAAQQVENGAQVIDINMDEGMIDGVAAMDRFTRLVASEPDISRVPVMVDSSKWEVIEAGLKNVQGKPIVNSISMKEGEEKFKEQARLCRKYGAAAVVMAFDEDGQADNLERRKAICERAYRILVDEVDFPPEDIIFDPNVFAVATGIEEHASYGLDFIEATRWIKQNLPGAKVSGGISNVSFSFRGNNPVREAIHAVFLYHAIGAGLDMGIVNAGALAVYDEVEPELRTRIEDVVLNRRPDAAERLLEIAESYNKQGEEAEKTAEEWRSLPVEGRITHALVKGLDAWVEADTEELRQHIAERGGRPIEVIEGPLMAGMDVVGDLFGSGKMFLPQVVKSARVMKKAVAYLIPFIEEEKLTNPELATQKDTNGTIVMATVKGDVHDIGKNIVGVVLQCNNYEVIDLGVMVPAQKILDTAAEVGADIIGLSGLITPSLDEMVHFANEMQRLEMDIPLLIGGATTSRAHTAVKVDPRYDGPVVWVKDASRSVPTAAALLHDERRVKLLADVKDDYDALRTRHAAKNDRPQLTYDAAKANATPVNWSAYQPPAPAQGLGVHVLDDYDLAELREYIDWQPFFNAWEMKGKFPDILNSPTQGETARKLYDDAQAMLDRIVEERWIAARGVYGFFPAGADGDDVVAFTDASRTERRAVLHHLRQQGQHREGVPNRALADYVAPLETGLPDHVGAFAVTAGIGLPERVQAFKDDLDDYNAILIEALADRLAEAFAERLHQRVRTEFWGHAADETLSNADLIAERYSGIRPAPGYPACPDHTEKLTLWDLLDVQENTGIELTESMAMWPGASVSGFYFSHPQAQYFVVGRLGRDQVADYAERKGWTLAEAERWLSPNLGYDPED from the coding sequence ATGAGCGAGCAGCACTGGCGTCCCGACGCCACCGACGCGCTCACCGCAGCCCTCGAGCAGCGGATCCTGGTCATCGACGGCGCCATGGGCACGGCGATCCAGCGCGACCGCCCGTCCGAGGCGGGCTACCGCGGCGAGCGGTTCGCCGACTGGCCCAGCGACCTGCAGGGCAACAACGACCTGCTCACGCTGACCCAGCCCGAGATCATCGCCGGCATCCACCGCGAGTACCTCGAGGCCGGCGCGGACGTGCTGGAGACCAACACCTTCAACGCCAACGCCATCTCGCTGAGCGACTACGGCATGGACGAGCTGGCCTACGAGCTGAACGTCGCGGCGGCTCGGCTGGCGCGAGGCGTGGCCGACGAGTTCGCCACCGAGGAGCGCCCGCGCTACGTGGCCGGCGCCCTCGGCCCGACCACGCGCACGGCGAGCATCAGCCCCGACGTCAACGACCCCGCGGCCCGCAACGTCACCTTCGACCAGCTCGTCGCGGCGTACACCACCGCGGCCCAGGCGCTGCTCGACGGGGGCGCCGACCTGCTGCTCATCGAGACGATCTTCGACACCCTCAACGCCAAGGCCGCGATCTTCGCCGTCGAGTCGGTCTTCGAGCAGGCCGGTCGCCGCTGGCCGGTGATCGTCTCCGGCACCATCACCGACGCCTCCGGCCGCACGCTGTCCGGCCAGGTCACCGAGGCCTTCTGGGACTCTGTGCGCCACGTCAAGCCGCTGGCCGTCGGGCTCAACTGTGCGCTCGGCGCCAAGGAGATGCGGCCCTACATCGAGGAGATGGCGCGGGTCGCCGACTCCTTCGTCTCCTGCTACCCCAACGCCGGGCTGCCCAACGCCTTCGGGGAGTACGACGAGGCGCCGGAGGAGACGGCGGCGATCATCGAGGAGTTCGCGCAGGCGGGCTTCGTCAACCTGGTCGGCGGCTGCTGCGGGACCACCCCGGCGCACATCCGCGCCATCGCCGAGGCGGTGGCGGACAAGCAGCGCCGCGCGACCCACGACCTCGAGCCGGCCATGCGCCTGTCCGGGCTCGAGCCGTTCACAATCAGCGAGGACAGCCTCTTCGTCAACGTCGGCGAGCGGACCAACATCACCGGGTCGGCGAAGTTCCGCAACCTGATCAAGGCCGGCGACTACGACGCCGCCCTGACGGTGGCCGCGCAGCAGGTCGAGAACGGCGCGCAGGTCATCGACATCAACATGGACGAGGGCATGATCGACGGCGTCGCGGCCATGGACCGGTTCACCCGGCTCGTGGCCAGCGAGCCCGACATCAGCCGGGTCCCGGTGATGGTCGACTCCTCCAAGTGGGAGGTCATCGAGGCCGGCCTGAAGAACGTCCAGGGCAAGCCGATCGTGAACTCGATCTCCATGAAGGAGGGCGAGGAGAAGTTCAAGGAGCAGGCCCGCCTGTGCCGCAAGTACGGCGCGGCCGCGGTGGTCATGGCCTTCGACGAGGACGGACAGGCCGACAACCTCGAGCGCCGCAAGGCGATCTGCGAGCGGGCCTACCGGATCCTCGTGGACGAGGTCGACTTCCCGCCCGAGGACATCATCTTCGACCCCAACGTGTTCGCCGTCGCGACGGGCATCGAGGAGCACGCGTCGTACGGCCTGGACTTCATCGAGGCCACCCGCTGGATCAAGCAGAACCTGCCCGGCGCCAAGGTCTCCGGCGGCATCTCCAACGTCAGCTTCAGCTTCCGCGGCAACAACCCCGTCCGCGAGGCCATCCACGCCGTGTTCCTGTACCACGCGATCGGCGCCGGGCTGGACATGGGCATCGTGAACGCCGGCGCGCTGGCGGTCTACGACGAGGTCGAGCCCGAGCTCCGGACGAGGATCGAGGACGTCGTCCTCAACCGCCGCCCCGACGCCGCCGAGCGGCTGCTCGAGATCGCCGAGTCCTACAACAAGCAGGGCGAGGAGGCCGAGAAGACGGCCGAGGAGTGGCGCTCGCTGCCCGTCGAGGGGCGGATCACGCACGCTCTGGTCAAGGGGCTCGACGCCTGGGTCGAGGCCGACACCGAGGAGCTGCGCCAGCACATCGCCGAGCGCGGCGGCCGCCCGATCGAGGTCATCGAGGGACCGCTCATGGCCGGCATGGACGTGGTCGGCGACCTGTTCGGCAGCGGCAAGATGTTCCTGCCCCAGGTGGTGAAGTCCGCGCGCGTGATGAAGAAGGCCGTCGCCTACCTCATCCCCTTCATCGAGGAGGAGAAGCTCACCAACCCCGAGCTCGCCACCCAGAAGGACACCAACGGCACCATCGTCATGGCCACGGTGAAGGGCGACGTCCACGACATCGGCAAGAACATCGTCGGCGTCGTGCTGCAGTGCAACAACTACGAGGTCATCGACCTCGGGGTCATGGTGCCGGCCCAGAAGATCCTGGACACCGCGGCCGAGGTCGGCGCCGACATCATCGGCCTGTCCGGGCTCATCACGCCCTCGCTGGACGAGATGGTGCACTTCGCCAACGAGATGCAGCGCCTGGAGATGGACATCCCGCTGCTCATCGGCGGCGCCACCACCTCGCGCGCGCACACCGCGGTCAAGGTCGACCCGCGCTACGACGGCCCGGTCGTCTGGGTCAAAGACGCCTCGCGCTCGGTCCCGACCGCGGCCGCGCTGCTCCACGACGAGCGCCGGGTCAAGCTGCTGGCCGACGTCAAGGACGACTACGACGCGCTGCGCACCCGCCACGCCGCCAAGAACGACCGCCCGCAGCTCACCTACGACGCGGCCAAGGCCAACGCCACGCCGGTCAACTGGTCGGCGTACCAGCCCCCCGCCCCGGCGCAGGGTCTCGGCGTGCACGTCCTCGACGACTACGACCTGGCCGAGCTGCGCGAGTACATCGACTGGCAGCCGTTCTTCAACGCCTGGGAGATGAAGGGGAAGTTCCCCGACATCCTCAACAGCCCGACTCAGGGCGAGACCGCCCGCAAGCTGTACGACGACGCGCAGGCCATGCTCGACCGCATCGTCGAGGAGCGCTGGATCGCCGCGCGCGGGGTCTACGGCTTCTTCCCGGCCGGCGCCGACGGCGACGACGTGGTGGCCTTCACCGACGCCTCCCGCACCGAGCGGCGCGCCGTCCTGCACCACCTGCGCCAGCAGGGCCAGCACCGCGAGGGCGTGCCCAACCGGGCGCTCGCGGACTACGTCGCGCCCCTGGAGACCGGGCTGCCGGACCACGTCGGCGCGTTCGCGGTGACCGCCGGGATCGGGCTGCCGGAGCGGGTCCAGGCGTTCAAGGACGACCTCGACGACTACAACGCGATCCTCATCGAGGCGCTGGCCGACCGGCTGGCCGAGGCCTTCGCCGAGCGGCTGCACCAGCGGGTCCGCACCGAGTTCTGGGGCCACGCCGCCGACGAGACGCTGTCCAACGCTGACCTCATCGCCGAGCGCTACTCCGGCATCCGCCCGGCGCCGGGCTACCCCGCCTGCCCGGACCACACCGAGAAGCTCACCCTCTGGGACCTGCTCGACGTCCAGGAGAACACCGGCATCGAGCTGACCGAGTCGATGGCCATGTGGCCGGGCGCCTCGGTCTCCGGCTTCTACTTCAGCCACCCGCAGGCGCAGTACTTCGTGGTGGGCCGGCTCGGTCGCGACCAGGTCGCCGACTACGCCGAGCGCAAGGGCTGGACGCTGGCCGAGGCCGAGCGCTGGCTCTCGCCCAACCTCGGCTACGACCCGGAGGACTGA